A window of Etheostoma spectabile isolate EspeVRDwgs_2016 chromosome 18, UIUC_Espe_1.0, whole genome shotgun sequence contains these coding sequences:
- the il20ra gene encoding interleukin-20 receptor subunit alpha — MWLVSFLLSLGALHCTVSSSPPSPINVIFSSVNLRNVLQWFPGSGTPDDTHFIVQYAIYGDRVEGKKNANWRAVRLCTKIARSWCDLSNETWDLEEGYYARVRAVSQRASSKWVVTRRFDPKTDTIFGPPLVSVKIEDNNAIITLKGPMRYQPDNHTPAVSMTTLYPQMTYNLSIDNTRRGQMHHFLVSSSSFKYRLMRYDTEYCFSAKTKFFSMPTQCNSSAWHCITTPQDPVIGQLQRVVVGIVVPSVCMCMLVLVSYLLYRYLSGKGQKSPYILNPPALHLAPLTFPPENPKLIIITIIKDLQPGSGISGPACPKQLQHIPHPSPGYASQRPETPAEVEEPCDDLSVDYGFIDVAPQIDVRGEDGNNPKGEHQKYAARNNYEKKEWRVRDGQSTGHTQTHAQTEMRALIQAHARSQPVLPTQTQAPLPFQRATMGEVEEDREFPVLLINTTPQTGLFRMPLDLQTDKMGGMGEGMDGKVEDRTDGDINGGVEESTECEQVPLLSAYATQNTNAMPNSTDQSDFLSDDYGVLRLDTAHNIEEGDEEGEEEGETICVHWDPQTRKLVLPEIAMEFNKEEGFDWLSQGEKRSENRMGGEEEEEVNSMTGELRLENVYVRQGSEEKEEAQREMKRGEGMEWEVDDFLTRWNLVISMDQ, encoded by the exons ATGTGGTTAGTGTCATTTCTTCTGAGTCTGGGAGCTCTGCACTGTACAG tgtcctcctctccccccaGCCCCATAAATGTGATCTTCTCTTCAGTCAATCTGAGGAATGTGCTGCAGTGGTTTCCAGGAAGTGGCACACCGGACGACACACACTTTATCGTGCAGTATGCTAT CTATGGTGACAGGGTTGAGGGCAAGAAAAACGCGAACTGGAGGGCGGTGCGGTTGTGTACGAAAATAGCGCGGAGCTGGTGTGATCTGAGCAATGAGACGTGGGATCTGGAGGAGGGATACTATGCCAGGGTTCGTGCTGTGAGCCAGAGAGCATCCTCCAAATGGGTTGTGACGAGAAGATTCGATCCAAAGACGGACA CTATTTTTGGTCCTCCACTGGTTTCTGTGAAAATAGAGGACAACAACGCCATCATCACTCTGAAGGGACCAATGAGATATCAACCGGACAACCACACCCCAGCGGTTTCCATGACAACACTCTACCCCCAGATGACTTACAACCTCTCCATTGACAATACTCGTCGCGGCCAGATG CACCATTTCCTTGTGAGCTCCAGTTCATTCAAATATCGACTGATGCGGTACGATACAGAGTACTGCTTCTCTGCCAAGACAAAATTCTTCTCCATGCCCACACAATGCAATTCCTCAGCATGGCACTGCATAACTACGCCTCAAG ACCCTGTGATTGGCCAGCTGCAGAGGGTGGTTGTGGGTATTGTtgttccatctgtgtgcatgtgtatgctAGTGTTGGTTAGCTACCTTCTCTATCGCTACCTGTCGGGGAAAGGACAGAAGAGCCCATACATACTG AACCCTCCTGCTTTACATCTGGCCCCTCTTACGTTTCCCCCTGAGAATCCCaaactcatcatcatcaccatcatcaaaGATCTACAACCAGGAAGTGGCATATCAGGCCCTGCATGCCCCAAGCAGCTGCAGCACATCCCACATCCCTCACCAGGCTATGCCTCCCAGAGGCCTGAAACACCGGCAGAGGTTGAGGAACCTTGTGATGATTTGTCAGTCGACTATGGATTTATAGACGTGGCTCCCCAAATCGATGTCAGAGGAGAAGATGGAAATAATCCAAAAGGCGAACACCAGAAATACGCAGCAAGAAACAATTACGAGAAGAAAGAGTGGAGAGTTAGGGACGGCCAGTCCACTGGGCACACgcagacacatgcacagacagagATGAGAGCACTTATACAAGCACATGCAAGGTCACAGCCTGTGTTACCGACCCAAACTCAGGCCCCACTACCTTTTCAGAGAGCAACTATgggagaggtggaggaggatAGAGAGTTTCCAGTTTTACTTATAAACACAACCCCACAAACTGGCCTCTTCCGTATGCCTTTAGATCTacaaacagacaaaatgggAGGAATGGGGGAAGGTATGGATGGAAAGGTAGAAGATAGAACAGATGGAGATATAAATGGAGGTGTGGAAGAAAGTACTGAATGTGAGCAAGTACCCCTTCTTTCAGCTTATGCCACTCAGAACACCAATGCCATGCCTAACTCCACTGATCAGTCAGATTTCCTTTCAGATGACTATGGTGTTCTGAGACTGGATACAGCACACAACATAGAGGAAGGTGatgaggagggggaggaagaagGGGAAACTATTTGTGTTCACTGGGATCCTCAGACCAGGAAACTAGTGTTGCCAGAAATAGCGATGGAGTTCAACAAGGAGGAAGGGTTTGATTGGTTGAGTCAGGGAGAGAAACGGAGTGAGAACAGgatgggaggagaagaggaggaggaagtaaATTCAATGACGGGAGAGCTGAGGTTGGAAAATGTGTATGTAAGACAAGGGtctgaggaaaaggaagaggcacagagagagatgaagagaggtGAGGGAATGGAGTGGGAGGTGGATGATTTTTTGACTAGATGGAATTTGGTCATCTCGATGGACCAGTAG